In a genomic window of Rhizobium acidisoli:
- a CDS encoding LLM class flavin-dependent oxidoreductase → MTSEFMGHVSNREGSDIVPPQGPVIDKDYILRHARAAEEAGIDRLLIGAFSTWPDNNQIAAHVFSHTSRIGALLAHRTGFMAPTLAARQLATLDQFSDGRLWVHIITGGSDADQQRDGDFLDHDRRHERTDEYLTVLKKVWESEEPFDHEGEFYKFKGALSQVKPVRGQRIPISFGGSSEAAFKVAGKHADIYALWGEPLDGVHETIGKIREAAAPFGRAGDIRFTLAFRIVVAETEDKAWEKADAILERVKSIARPGGNGEKLPSNVGSVRLREAAARGRVLDKRLWREVAAASGAGGNSTALVGTPDQVAEAILDYYDAGVSNFLMRGFYPTEDTVAYGRDVAPLVKAGIAARQARVVAAE, encoded by the coding sequence ATGACTTCGGAATTCATGGGGCATGTCTCGAACCGCGAAGGTTCGGATATCGTGCCACCGCAGGGGCCTGTCATCGACAAGGACTATATCCTGAGACATGCCCGGGCGGCTGAAGAGGCCGGTATAGACCGATTGCTGATCGGCGCTTTCTCGACCTGGCCGGACAACAACCAGATCGCCGCTCATGTCTTTTCCCACACAAGCCGCATCGGCGCGCTTCTGGCCCACCGCACCGGCTTCATGGCGCCGACCCTGGCTGCCCGTCAGCTCGCGACGCTCGATCAGTTTTCCGACGGCCGGCTCTGGGTCCATATCATCACCGGAGGCTCCGACGCGGACCAGCAGCGCGATGGCGATTTCCTCGATCACGACCGACGCCACGAGCGCACCGACGAATATCTGACCGTGCTCAAGAAGGTCTGGGAAAGCGAGGAGCCTTTCGACCACGAGGGCGAATTCTACAAATTCAAAGGTGCACTTTCGCAGGTCAAGCCAGTCCGCGGCCAGCGCATCCCGATCTCTTTCGGTGGCTCGTCGGAGGCAGCCTTCAAGGTGGCGGGCAAGCACGCCGATATCTATGCGCTCTGGGGTGAGCCGCTGGACGGCGTGCATGAGACGATCGGCAAGATACGGGAAGCGGCAGCGCCTTTCGGTCGGGCCGGCGACATTCGCTTCACGCTCGCCTTCCGCATCGTCGTTGCCGAAACCGAGGACAAGGCATGGGAAAAGGCTGACGCCATCCTCGAGCGGGTGAAATCAATCGCGCGGCCGGGCGGCAATGGCGAAAAGCTGCCATCCAATGTGGGTTCGGTTCGGCTTCGCGAGGCCGCGGCGCGCGGCAGGGTTCTCGACAAGCGGCTCTGGAGGGAGGTTGCAGCGGCAAGCGGGGCCGGCGGCAACTCGACGGCCCTTGTCGGCACGCCCGACCAGGTCGCCGAGGCGATCCTCGACTATTATGACGCTGGCGTCTCCAACTTCCTGATGCGCGGGTTCTATCCGACCGAGGATACCGTCGCCTACGGGCGCGATGTCGCGCCGCTGGTCAAAGCGGGCATCGCGGCGCGCCAGGCGCGTGTTGTCGCGGCAGAGTAA
- a CDS encoding acyl-CoA dehydrogenase family protein, with protein MPNTALSPVSGSATTDLAALLAKVPELAAEIAREAAKRDLERELPFEAFRQFKEAGLGTLRIPVSLGGPGGSVVDYIETIMALGAADSNVAHALRSHFNFTESLLLNPNTAIDRTQLGRVLAGKLFGGAHTEQGTKRPGEVTTRLTKSGDSFRLNGRKWYATGTAFSDFASFSAWNEEDQLVSLLLPVDRKGITILDDWDGMGQRLTASGGVLLDDVEVLPHEISTRGLDTQVGRHTSTLRQLHLAASMAGAVRGAVAEGTDYVRRQARSAAHSAAETANADPFVQKILGEIAAGSFAVDTLIRESARALDRSVEAFGTGDPDGLEAALIESALTTARTQIVASQIALAAATNVFELGGGSATSRHLNLDRHWRNIRTVLNHNPLLHKARVVGDYYINGTTTHLEEGRVF; from the coding sequence ATGCCGAACACCGCCCTGTCCCCCGTTTCCGGGTCCGCTACAACCGATCTTGCCGCGCTGCTCGCCAAGGTGCCGGAGCTTGCGGCCGAAATTGCCAGGGAAGCGGCGAAGCGCGATCTCGAGCGCGAGCTGCCCTTCGAGGCCTTTCGTCAGTTCAAGGAGGCCGGGCTCGGGACGCTGCGCATTCCGGTTTCGCTCGGCGGGCCGGGGGGATCCGTCGTCGACTATATCGAGACGATCATGGCGCTCGGCGCGGCCGACTCGAATGTCGCCCATGCGCTCCGCAGCCATTTCAATTTCACCGAAAGCCTACTTCTTAATCCGAATACGGCAATCGACCGCACCCAGCTCGGACGTGTGCTTGCCGGCAAGCTTTTTGGCGGAGCGCACACCGAGCAGGGCACCAAACGGCCGGGCGAAGTGACGACACGGCTGACGAAATCCGGCGACAGCTTTCGCCTCAACGGCCGCAAGTGGTACGCGACGGGGACCGCTTTTTCCGATTTTGCCTCGTTCAGCGCATGGAACGAGGAGGATCAGCTCGTCAGCCTCCTCCTGCCGGTCGACCGCAAGGGCATCACCATCCTCGACGACTGGGATGGGATGGGCCAGCGGCTGACGGCAAGCGGCGGCGTGCTGCTCGACGATGTCGAAGTGCTGCCGCACGAAATCTCCACGCGCGGCCTCGACACGCAGGTCGGGCGTCACACCTCAACGCTGCGCCAACTCCATCTCGCCGCTTCCATGGCCGGCGCCGTCCGCGGTGCCGTCGCCGAGGGCACCGACTACGTGCGCCGGCAGGCGCGCTCCGCCGCCCATAGTGCAGCCGAAACCGCCAATGCCGATCCCTTCGTTCAAAAGATATTGGGCGAGATCGCCGCCGGCTCGTTTGCCGTCGACACGCTGATCCGCGAGAGCGCCCGCGCGCTCGACCGCTCAGTCGAGGCCTTCGGCACCGGAGATCCGGACGGACTGGAAGCGGCGCTGATCGAAAGTGCGCTGACGACGGCACGCACACAGATCGTCGCCTCGCAGATCGCCCTTGCCGCGGCCACCAATGTCTTCGAACTCGGCGGCGGTTCGGCCACCTCCCGTCATCTCAATCTCGACCGGCACTGGCGCAATATCCGTACGGTCCTGAACCACAATCCGCTGCTGCACAAGGCGCGCGTGGTCGGCGACTATTACATCAACGGCACGACGACGCATCTGGAGGAAGGCAGGGTCTTCTAG